A section of the Gloeobacter violaceus PCC 7421 genome encodes:
- a CDS encoding cytochrome P450 has translation MSLPPGPSSPSPFQLMQWIGCPTDYLHTTAARYGDPFTMRVGVFPPLVMFSDPRAIQQLFTAEAGTFDAGASNVALRPTLGANSLLLLDGERHQQQRRLLTPPFHGERMRAYGELIRQVTEEVIVRWQPGKPFLVRNAMQRISLAVILQAVFGLHDGTRLVRLRQALGSMLDAMSSPLSMAMLLMLPEDFGPWSPRARLQAHLGAIDELLYAEIRERREHFDAGAGDILGLLLAARDEAGAAMGDAELRDELMTLLVAGHETTATAMAWALYWIHYLPQVRERLLAELDSLGSDPDPEAIARLPYLGAVCSETLRIYPVALIASPRVARHTVRILERDYEAGTRLAAGIYLAHHRPETYPEPERFRPERFLERTFSPYEFVPFGGGSRRCIGMAFALYEMKLVIATVLLERDLRLVQPRLLRPVRRGVTLAPPEGLYLVPTGERSASRLLSRTSTAGQ, from the coding sequence ATGTCCCTGCCCCCCGGCCCTTCCTCACCCTCACCGTTCCAGCTGATGCAGTGGATCGGCTGCCCGACCGACTACCTGCATACGACGGCCGCGCGTTACGGTGATCCGTTCACGATGCGCGTCGGAGTGTTCCCGCCCCTGGTGATGTTCAGCGACCCACGGGCCATTCAACAGCTTTTTACCGCCGAAGCGGGCACCTTCGACGCCGGTGCCTCTAACGTCGCCCTCAGGCCCACCCTTGGCGCCAACTCGCTGCTGTTGCTCGATGGCGAGCGCCACCAGCAGCAGCGCCGCTTGCTCACCCCGCCTTTTCACGGCGAGCGCATGCGCGCCTACGGTGAACTCATCCGCCAGGTCACCGAGGAGGTGATCGTCCGTTGGCAGCCGGGCAAACCATTTCTGGTACGCAATGCGATGCAGCGCATCTCGCTTGCGGTGATCTTGCAGGCGGTCTTCGGCTTGCACGACGGAACGCGCCTGGTTCGGCTGCGACAGGCACTGGGTAGCATGCTCGATGCGATGAGTTCGCCGTTGAGCATGGCGATGTTGTTGATGTTGCCGGAGGACTTTGGCCCCTGGAGCCCCCGGGCACGATTGCAGGCTCACCTGGGTGCGATTGACGAGCTGCTTTACGCCGAAATCCGCGAGCGGCGGGAGCACTTCGACGCAGGGGCGGGCGATATTCTCGGCCTGCTGTTGGCCGCCCGCGACGAGGCGGGGGCGGCCATGGGCGACGCCGAACTGCGCGACGAGTTGATGACGCTGCTCGTGGCCGGTCACGAGACGACGGCCACGGCGATGGCCTGGGCGCTCTACTGGATTCACTATCTACCGCAAGTGCGCGAGCGACTGCTGGCGGAACTGGACAGCCTGGGCAGCGATCCCGACCCGGAGGCGATCGCCCGGCTGCCGTACCTGGGGGCGGTCTGCTCGGAGACGCTGCGCATCTATCCGGTGGCCCTGATTGCTTCGCCGCGCGTCGCCCGGCACACCGTGCGGATTCTGGAGCGCGACTACGAGGCCGGTACCCGCCTGGCTGCGGGCATCTATCTGGCCCACCATCGTCCCGAAACCTACCCCGAGCCCGAGCGCTTCCGGCCTGAGCGTTTTTTGGAGCGGACCTTTTCGCCCTACGAATTTGTCCCCTTCGGAGGCGGCAGCAGGCGCTGCATCGGCATGGCCTTTGCCCTCTACGAAATGAAACTGGTGATCGCCACGGTGCTCTTGGAACGGGATTTGCGTCTGGTGCAACCGCGCCTTTTGCGGCCGGTGCGCCGCGGCGTCACCCTCGCCCCGCCGGAAGGACTTTACCTGGT
- a CDS encoding cytochrome P450, which yields MSLPAGPASPPPLQLLQWIGRPTDYLERTARRYGDPFTMRLGLHSPVTGVFFSSPEAFQQLFNTEPGLFDSGGANASSTFNLLFGTNSLILLDGERHQQQRRLLTPPFHGERMRSYGELIRTLAEQVTARWNLGTPFQARRSMQRISLGVILKAVFGLHDGTRYLRVCRLLGNLIDASASPLLFGLRLIFPQDAGPMSPMGQLKAQIDAIDELLYAEIRERRERPDPRADDILSLLMAARDEAGQGMGDVELRDELMTLLVAGHETTATAMAWALYWIHRLPQVRERLLAELDSLGSDPDPEAIARLPYLGAVCSETLRIYPVAMVAFARVPRRPVRILDREYPAGTFLIPNIYLAHRRPEAYPDPERFRPERFLERTFSPYEFVPFGGGSRRCIGVAFALYEMKLVLATVLSRVELRLADPRPRLPVRRGLTLAPPEDLHLIPTALRSGHRDLLPAC from the coding sequence ATGTCTTTGCCTGCCGGTCCCGCTTCGCCGCCGCCGCTTCAACTGCTGCAGTGGATCGGCCGCCCGACCGATTACCTGGAGCGAACGGCCCGGCGCTACGGTGACCCGTTTACGATGCGGTTGGGGCTCCACTCGCCGGTGACGGGCGTTTTTTTCAGCAGCCCGGAGGCTTTTCAGCAGTTGTTCAACACTGAGCCGGGGTTGTTCGACTCCGGCGGGGCCAACGCTTCGTCCACCTTCAACTTGCTGTTCGGGACCAACTCGCTGATCTTGCTCGACGGTGAGCGTCATCAACAGCAGCGCCGCCTGCTCACTCCGCCTTTTCATGGTGAGCGGATGCGCTCTTACGGCGAACTTATCCGCACTCTTGCCGAACAAGTAACGGCCCGCTGGAACCTGGGCACACCCTTTCAGGCCCGCCGCTCGATGCAACGCATCTCGCTCGGGGTGATTCTCAAGGCAGTCTTTGGTCTGCACGACGGCACGCGCTATCTGCGGGTGTGCCGGTTGCTGGGCAACCTGATCGATGCGTCCGCCTCGCCATTGCTGTTCGGCTTGCGGCTAATCTTCCCGCAGGATGCGGGTCCGATGAGCCCGATGGGCCAACTCAAAGCCCAGATTGATGCCATCGATGAACTGCTTTACGCCGAGATTCGTGAGCGCCGGGAGCGCCCCGATCCTCGGGCCGACGACATTCTAAGCCTGCTGATGGCCGCCCGCGACGAAGCAGGCCAGGGCATGGGTGACGTCGAACTGCGCGACGAGTTGATGACGCTGCTCGTGGCCGGTCACGAGACGACGGCCACGGCGATGGCCTGGGCGCTCTACTGGATCCACCGTCTGCCGCAAGTGCGCGAGCGACTGCTGGCGGAACTCGACAGTCTGGGCAGCGATCCCGACCCGGAGGCGATTGCCCGGCTGCCGTACCTGGGGGCGGTCTGCTCGGAGACGCTGCGCATCTATCCCGTGGCCATGGTTGCCTTTGCCCGCGTGCCCAGACGGCCTGTCCGGATCCTCGATCGGGAGTACCCGGCTGGAACCTTTCTCATCCCCAATATTTACCTGGCCCACCGCCGCCCCGAAGCCTACCCCGATCCCGAGCGCTTCCGGCCTGAGCGTTTTTTGGAGCGGACCTTTTCGCCCTACGAATTTGTCCCCTTCGGAGGCGGCAGCAGGCGCTGCATCGGTGTGGCCTTCGCCCTCTACGAGATGAAGCTGGTCCTCGCCACAGTGCTCTCGCGCGTGGAACTGCGCCTGGCGGATCCGCGACCCCGGCTGCCGGTCCGCCGCGGGCTCACCCTGGCCCCACCCGAAGATCTGCACCTGATCCCCACAGCGCTGCGCTCCGGTCATCGCGATCTGCTGCCCGCTTGCTAG
- a CDS encoding TldD/PmbA family protein — MVLAAPLTRKELAALAIDCLRRSGCEYGEVRFANYQTQRLTARDRSLDELSERRSTGFGVRVLLDGAWGFAASHRLGAGQMQRIVALAVETAKASRLAQNARVRLVPVAPERGSYVTPIGIDPFAVPVENKAQLLLEINERLLRFGDQGIRKVRSFLRFGREEKLFASTEGALIEQTIYRSYPGFSCTAVADGDAQERSYERPPLNIGYEHINAADLLAQVERVATEAIQKVRAPKGPEGVCSTLVLKPSHLFLTIHESVGHPTELDRVYGYEANFAGTSFATTDKLGSLRYAAPGVNFRADRTQPGGRATCGWDDEGVPAQSWRVVEDGILIDYLTDRETAHRLGRAGSNGCAFADSWAGVPMVRIPNLGLEPGPDGGAYTATLEEMIADTKEGILIDGIGSYSIDQQRRNFQFGGDAFWKIEKGKIVHMLKDVTYCAMTTDFWNRVDALGPAGELEQWGTDICGKGEPMQIAQMSHACVPVRVRDIALGSPN; from the coding sequence ATGGTTCTGGCCGCCCCGCTCACCCGCAAAGAACTTGCAGCCCTTGCGATTGACTGTCTGCGCCGCTCGGGTTGCGAGTACGGCGAGGTGCGCTTTGCAAATTATCAGACCCAGCGCCTCACCGCCCGGGATCGATCGCTGGACGAGTTGAGCGAGCGGCGCAGCACCGGTTTTGGGGTGCGGGTGCTCCTGGATGGTGCCTGGGGCTTCGCCGCAAGCCACCGGCTCGGTGCCGGGCAGATGCAGCGCATCGTGGCGCTCGCGGTGGAGACGGCGAAGGCAAGCCGGTTGGCCCAAAATGCGCGCGTCCGGCTGGTCCCGGTTGCCCCCGAGCGGGGCAGTTACGTCACTCCCATCGGGATCGATCCCTTCGCGGTGCCGGTCGAGAATAAGGCGCAATTGCTGCTGGAGATCAACGAGCGGCTGTTGCGTTTTGGCGATCAGGGCATCCGCAAGGTGCGATCGTTCTTGCGCTTCGGGCGTGAAGAGAAGCTCTTCGCCTCCACCGAAGGGGCGCTCATCGAGCAGACGATTTACCGAAGTTATCCGGGCTTCAGCTGCACGGCGGTGGCCGACGGCGACGCCCAGGAGCGCTCCTACGAGCGACCACCCCTCAATATCGGCTACGAGCACATCAATGCAGCGGACCTGCTGGCACAGGTCGAGCGGGTGGCAACCGAAGCGATCCAAAAAGTGCGCGCTCCCAAAGGGCCGGAGGGTGTGTGCTCTACCCTCGTCCTCAAGCCCAGCCATTTGTTTTTGACGATCCACGAATCGGTCGGCCATCCTACCGAACTTGACCGGGTCTACGGCTACGAGGCCAACTTTGCAGGCACCAGTTTCGCCACCACCGACAAATTGGGTTCACTGCGCTACGCCGCCCCCGGGGTCAACTTCCGCGCTGATCGCACCCAGCCGGGGGGACGGGCCACCTGCGGCTGGGACGACGAGGGGGTGCCGGCCCAGAGCTGGCGGGTGGTCGAAGACGGAATTTTAATCGATTACCTCACCGACCGCGAGACGGCCCACCGCCTGGGACGCGCGGGGAGCAACGGCTGTGCTTTTGCCGACAGTTGGGCGGGCGTGCCGATGGTGCGTATTCCAAATCTGGGTTTGGAGCCCGGCCCCGACGGGGGGGCGTACACCGCTACGCTCGAAGAGATGATCGCCGACACTAAAGAGGGCATTCTCATCGACGGCATTGGCAGCTATTCGATCGACCAGCAGCGGCGCAATTTTCAGTTTGGCGGCGATGCGTTCTGGAAGATCGAGAAGGGCAAAATCGTCCATATGCTCAAAGATGTCACCTACTGTGCGATGACCACCGATTTTTGGAACCGCGTCGATGCATTGGGGCCGGCTGGCGAACTTGAGCAGTGGGGTACTGACATTTGCGGTAAGGGTGAGCCGATGCAGATTGCCCAGATGAGCCACGCCTGCGTGCCGGTGCGCGTGCGCGATATCGCCCTGGGCAGCCCTAACTAG
- the hutH gene encoding histidine ammonia-lyase — protein MKLLTDWLVLDGCSLAVDDLVAVARGGVPVRLSPASLELVRRSRAFVEALLEGDEIVYGITTGFGYFKNRRIPRSAVEQLQQNLLMSSAAGLGEPFGREVVRAMLLLRANTLAQGYSGVRPETLQLLVAMLNRGVHPVVPCRGSVGASGDLAPLAHLALVLTGEGEAEVGGEVLPGAAALARAGLEPIRLGAKEGLALINGTQAMSALGALTVHRAQRLAKLADLACAMTLEATLGSRSAFLPHFHRLRPHPGQQSSARNLLVLTEDSALIASHAGCDRVQDAYSLRCAPQVHGASLDAISYAAGVIAIEINSVTDNPLIFADTGQVVTGGHFHGQPVAMASDVLAIALAELADISERRTERLVNADYSNGLPMFLTEAGGLHSGYMVAQYTAASLVSENKVLAHPACVDSIPTSAGQEDHVSMGLTAARKAVTVCDNCERVIAIELMCAAQALDLRGKLTPGRGSRVGLEVIRAAVPHLESDRIVSRDIEKVVELMADGHLLEAVEAACGRLD, from the coding sequence ATGAAACTATTGACCGATTGGTTGGTGCTCGACGGTTGTTCTCTTGCTGTCGATGATCTCGTCGCCGTTGCCCGTGGCGGTGTACCGGTGAGGCTCTCGCCTGCCAGCCTGGAATTGGTCCGCCGCTCGCGCGCCTTTGTCGAAGCGTTGCTTGAAGGCGATGAGATTGTTTACGGGATCACCACCGGCTTCGGCTACTTCAAGAACCGGCGCATCCCCCGCTCGGCGGTCGAGCAGTTGCAGCAAAATTTGCTGATGAGCAGTGCCGCCGGGTTGGGGGAACCCTTCGGCCGCGAAGTGGTGCGGGCCATGCTGCTGCTGCGGGCCAACACCCTGGCGCAGGGGTATTCGGGGGTACGCCCCGAGACTTTGCAACTGCTCGTGGCGATGCTCAACCGGGGGGTGCACCCGGTGGTGCCCTGCCGGGGATCGGTGGGGGCGAGCGGCGATCTGGCTCCTTTGGCCCACTTGGCGTTGGTGCTCACCGGTGAAGGGGAGGCGGAGGTAGGGGGCGAGGTGCTTCCCGGGGCAGCAGCCCTGGCCCGCGCCGGTCTCGAACCGATTCGGTTGGGAGCCAAGGAAGGCCTGGCGCTTATCAACGGCACCCAGGCGATGAGCGCCCTCGGGGCGCTCACCGTCCACCGCGCCCAGCGGCTTGCCAAACTCGCGGATCTTGCCTGTGCGATGACCCTGGAGGCTACCCTCGGGTCGCGCTCGGCCTTTTTGCCCCATTTCCACCGCCTGAGGCCCCATCCCGGCCAGCAGTCGAGTGCGCGCAATTTGCTGGTGCTCACCGAAGACAGCGCTCTGATTGCTTCCCACGCGGGCTGCGACCGGGTACAGGACGCCTATTCGCTGCGCTGCGCGCCCCAGGTGCACGGGGCGAGTCTGGATGCCATCAGCTACGCCGCCGGGGTGATCGCAATCGAAATCAACTCGGTCACCGACAATCCCCTTATCTTTGCCGACACTGGCCAGGTGGTGACCGGCGGTCACTTCCATGGCCAGCCCGTCGCCATGGCCTCGGATGTGCTCGCGATTGCCCTCGCGGAACTGGCCGACATCTCCGAGCGGCGCACCGAGCGGCTGGTCAACGCCGATTACTCCAACGGTCTGCCGATGTTTCTCACCGAGGCAGGCGGTTTGCACTCGGGCTATATGGTCGCTCAATACACTGCCGCCTCGCTGGTCTCCGAGAACAAAGTGCTTGCCCACCCCGCCTGCGTCGACTCGATCCCGACTTCCGCTGGTCAGGAAGATCATGTGAGCATGGGGCTCACCGCCGCCCGCAAAGCGGTCACCGTCTGCGACAACTGCGAGCGGGTGATCGCTATCGAACTGATGTGTGCTGCCCAAGCACTCGATTTGCGCGGCAAACTCACCCCCGGCCGCGGCAGCCGGGTGGGTCTGGAGGTGATTCGCGCGGCCGTGCCGCACCTGGAATCCGACCGCATCGTCAGCCGCGATATCGAAAAAGTGGTTGAACTGATGGCCGACGGCCACTTGCTTGAAGCGGTCGAAGCGGCATGCGGCCGGCTCGATTAA
- a CDS encoding FAD-linked oxidase C-terminal domain-containing protein, translating to MMPTLTKRNWRVIAQQMEQIVGKSGVVWTPEELLVFECDGLTSYKQRPALAVLPRTTEEVSRVLALCYREGLPFVARGSGTGLSGGALPVEGCVLVVTARMNRILAVDLDNRQVVVQPGVINNWVTQAVSGAGFYYAPDPSSQSICSIGGNVAENSGGVHCLKYGVTTNHVLGLKLVLPDGEVVDVGGRVPETPGYDLAGVFVGSEGTLGIATEITLRLLKSAESIRVLLADFAAIEEAGAAVTAIIAAGIVPGGMEIMDNLSINAVEDVVATDCYPRDAGAILLVEVDGLAVEVEAASARVEALCLEAGARAVRTATDPAERLKLWKGRKAAFAAMGQRAPNYYVQDGVIPRTKLQFVLQQIELLSEKHGYPVANVFHAGDGNLHPLILYDGRIAGELEKVELLGGEILKLCVAVGGSISGEHGIGAEKRCYMSDMFTPADLETMQWVRTVFDPKGLANPTKLFPTPRTCGEAARAESTARFPTVERF from the coding sequence ATGATGCCCACCCTCACCAAGCGCAACTGGCGGGTCATCGCCCAGCAGATGGAACAAATTGTCGGCAAAAGCGGCGTCGTCTGGACGCCGGAGGAATTGCTGGTCTTCGAGTGCGATGGGCTGACCAGCTACAAACAGCGCCCTGCCCTCGCCGTCCTGCCGCGCACCACCGAAGAAGTCTCCCGGGTTCTCGCTTTGTGCTATCGGGAAGGATTGCCCTTTGTGGCGAGGGGCTCCGGTACGGGCCTCTCGGGTGGAGCATTGCCGGTCGAAGGGTGCGTGCTGGTGGTCACTGCGCGCATGAACCGGATTCTGGCCGTCGACTTGGACAATCGCCAGGTGGTCGTGCAGCCGGGGGTCATCAACAACTGGGTCACCCAGGCGGTGAGCGGCGCCGGTTTTTATTACGCCCCGGACCCCTCCAGCCAGAGCATCTGCTCCATTGGCGGCAACGTCGCCGAAAATTCCGGTGGCGTGCACTGCCTCAAGTACGGCGTCACCACCAACCACGTGCTCGGCCTCAAACTGGTCCTGCCGGACGGCGAGGTGGTCGACGTGGGCGGTCGGGTGCCCGAGACGCCCGGGTACGACCTGGCGGGGGTGTTCGTGGGCTCCGAAGGCACCCTGGGGATCGCCACCGAAATCACCCTGCGCCTGCTGAAGTCCGCCGAATCGATCCGGGTGTTGCTCGCCGATTTTGCCGCCATCGAGGAAGCGGGTGCGGCGGTCACGGCCATCATCGCCGCCGGGATCGTGCCGGGAGGCATGGAGATCATGGACAACCTGAGCATCAATGCCGTCGAAGATGTGGTGGCCACCGACTGCTATCCGCGCGACGCCGGGGCGATTTTGCTCGTCGAAGTGGACGGGCTTGCAGTCGAAGTCGAGGCAGCGAGTGCCCGGGTGGAAGCCCTCTGCCTAGAGGCCGGAGCGCGCGCGGTGCGCACCGCCACCGACCCCGCCGAGCGGCTCAAGCTCTGGAAGGGTCGCAAGGCCGCCTTTGCCGCCATGGGCCAGCGCGCCCCCAACTACTACGTACAGGACGGGGTGATCCCGCGTACAAAATTGCAGTTTGTTCTTCAGCAGATTGAATTGCTGAGCGAAAAGCACGGCTACCCGGTGGCGAACGTCTTTCACGCGGGCGACGGCAACCTGCATCCGCTGATTCTCTACGACGGGCGGATCGCCGGGGAACTCGAAAAAGTCGAGCTTCTCGGAGGCGAGATCCTCAAGCTCTGCGTCGCGGTGGGCGGCAGCATCTCGGGCGAGCACGGCATCGGTGCCGAAAAGCGCTGCTACATGAGCGACATGTTTACCCCGGCTGATCTAGAGACCATGCAGTGGGTGCGCACCGTGTTCGATCCGAAGGGCCTTGCCAACCCCACCAAGCTCTTTCCTACCCCGCGCACCTGCGGCGAAGCCGCCCGCGCCGAATCCACCGCCCGCTTCCCCACGGTGGAACGGTTTTGA
- a CDS encoding FAD-binding oxidoreductase, with the protein MSSTSRPIFQTLEAIVGNAGWCTLNRYSPTAFQTSKQTGLDPETPVVLPDSPASLAEVMTCAHRERWRVLPAGRGSKLGWGALPRAVDLLVSTARLNRLVEHAAGDLTVTAEAGIGFAVLQEKLAKANQFLALDPAYPEQASLGGVLSTADSGPLRHRYGGGRDMCLGISVVRADGKMVKAGGRVVKNVAGYDLMKLFTGAFGTLGIVSELTFRLHPLPEAWRTVVLSAPTAEDLSRAAASLLASALTPLAVEIVDEGTLAGLGLGDKSGLIVRFGGIEASVGEQSARLLALAPALSPQVLEGQEEGRLWEQLRSYFWRTATPEAVVCKLGMPPARAVAALGRACERGAHVCVRGGNGIGIVRWEAPNAAAVVAVRDFCRAEGGYLTILEAPAALKDALDVWDIAPGTAALMGRLRRQFDPEQIFACRPFGSG; encoded by the coding sequence GTGAGTAGTACTTCCAGACCGATCTTCCAGACCCTCGAAGCGATCGTGGGCAATGCCGGCTGGTGCACACTCAATCGATATTCCCCTACTGCTTTCCAGACCTCCAAGCAAACGGGCCTCGATCCCGAAACACCCGTGGTACTGCCGGACAGCCCCGCGTCGCTTGCCGAGGTGATGACCTGTGCCCATCGCGAGCGCTGGCGGGTTCTGCCCGCGGGCCGCGGATCCAAGCTCGGTTGGGGAGCCCTACCCCGGGCAGTCGATCTGTTGGTGAGCACCGCCAGACTCAACCGGCTCGTCGAGCACGCCGCCGGGGATCTGACAGTTACCGCAGAGGCAGGTATCGGCTTTGCCGTGCTGCAGGAAAAGCTGGCCAAGGCCAACCAGTTTCTCGCGCTCGATCCGGCCTACCCCGAGCAAGCTTCCCTGGGCGGGGTACTTTCTACCGCCGACAGCGGCCCTTTGCGCCACCGCTACGGCGGCGGGCGCGACATGTGCCTGGGGATATCCGTGGTGCGCGCCGACGGCAAAATGGTCAAAGCCGGCGGGCGCGTGGTCAAAAACGTGGCGGGCTACGACCTGATGAAGCTATTCACCGGCGCCTTCGGCACCCTCGGGATCGTTTCAGAACTGACCTTCAGGCTCCATCCGCTGCCTGAAGCCTGGCGCACGGTGGTGCTGAGCGCACCGACAGCTGAGGATCTATCCCGTGCGGCTGCCTCGCTGCTCGCTTCAGCCCTCACGCCGCTGGCGGTCGAAATCGTCGACGAAGGCACCCTTGCGGGATTGGGACTGGGCGACAAGTCGGGTCTAATCGTGCGCTTCGGCGGGATCGAGGCGAGTGTGGGTGAGCAAAGTGCACGGCTGTTGGCTCTTGCTCCCGCTCTCTCGCCGCAAGTCCTCGAAGGGCAGGAGGAAGGGAGGCTCTGGGAGCAGCTGCGCTCTTATTTCTGGCGCACAGCGACGCCCGAAGCGGTGGTCTGCAAGCTGGGGATGCCGCCCGCGCGGGCGGTGGCGGCCCTGGGGCGGGCCTGCGAGCGCGGTGCGCACGTTTGCGTGCGCGGCGGCAACGGCATCGGGATCGTGCGTTGGGAAGCTCCGAATGCCGCCGCGGTGGTCGCGGTGCGCGATTTTTGCCGCGCCGAGGGCGGCTATTTGACGATTCTGGAAGCCCCCGCCGCCCTCAAAGACGCCCTCGATGTCTGGGATATTGCCCCCGGCACCGCCGCCTTGATGGGCCGCCTCCGCCGCCAGTTCGACCCTGAACAGATTTTTGCCTGCCGCCCCTTCGGGTCGGGCTGA
- a CDS encoding heterodisulfide reductase-related iron-sulfur binding cluster, with product MENQPRPTVPRAFDADHPPDAQIIDTCVHCGFCLATCPSYRVLGKEMDSPRGRIYLMDALNEGQIPLSQTTAGHFDSCLGCLACVSTCPSGVQYDQLITATRPQVERNVERSVPDRLLRALIFNLLPYPRRLRPLLVPLAIYQKLGVQKLVRKSGLLQKVVPRLAAMESILPEVPASAFAAPMPERAAARGKQRFRVGLITGCVQRLFFDRVNRATLRVLTAIGCEVVIPRSQGCCAALPQHQGQSGQARQMARDLIDSFADSNVDYLIINAAGCGHTLKEYGHILAEDPVYRERAAAFAAKVRDVQEFLYWAKIPVPLQPIADGPLAVVYQDACHLLHGQRISLQPRQLLAQIPGVQVREPVDAALCCGSAGVYNILQPEIAEELGRQKVENLLATGAVLIASANPGCALQIRKHLELTAQAVPVRHPMELIDAAIRGVKVADLPAG from the coding sequence ATGGAGAACCAGCCCCGGCCCACCGTCCCCAGAGCCTTCGATGCGGACCACCCCCCCGATGCGCAGATCATCGACACCTGCGTACACTGCGGCTTTTGCCTTGCTACCTGTCCGAGCTACCGGGTGCTCGGCAAGGAGATGGACTCGCCCCGGGGCCGCATTTACTTGATGGACGCGCTCAACGAGGGACAGATTCCCCTCTCCCAGACAACCGCGGGCCATTTCGACAGCTGCCTGGGCTGCCTCGCCTGTGTCAGCACCTGTCCCTCCGGCGTGCAGTACGACCAGCTCATCACCGCCACCCGCCCCCAGGTGGAACGCAACGTCGAGCGCTCCGTGCCCGACCGGCTGCTGCGCGCCTTGATCTTTAACCTGCTGCCGTACCCGCGCCGGTTGCGCCCGCTGCTCGTACCGCTGGCGATCTATCAGAAACTCGGAGTGCAGAAGCTGGTGCGCAAAAGCGGCCTGCTGCAAAAAGTCGTCCCCCGCCTTGCCGCGATGGAGTCGATCCTTCCTGAAGTGCCCGCGAGCGCCTTTGCGGCCCCGATGCCCGAGCGGGCGGCCGCCCGGGGCAAGCAGCGCTTTCGGGTGGGACTGATCACCGGCTGCGTGCAGCGGCTATTTTTTGACCGGGTCAACCGCGCCACGCTGCGGGTACTCACCGCCATCGGCTGCGAGGTGGTCATCCCCCGCTCCCAGGGCTGCTGCGCAGCCCTTCCCCAGCACCAGGGCCAGAGTGGGCAGGCCCGGCAAATGGCCCGCGACCTCATCGACAGTTTTGCCGACAGCAATGTCGATTATCTGATCATCAACGCCGCCGGCTGCGGCCACACTCTCAAGGAGTACGGCCACATCCTGGCGGAGGACCCTGTCTACCGCGAGCGGGCCGCCGCCTTTGCCGCGAAAGTGCGCGACGTGCAGGAATTTTTGTACTGGGCCAAGATCCCCGTCCCCCTCCAACCGATTGCCGACGGGCCGCTTGCGGTCGTCTATCAGGACGCCTGCCACCTGCTGCACGGCCAGCGCATCAGCCTGCAGCCGCGCCAGTTGCTTGCTCAGATTCCTGGAGTGCAAGTGCGCGAACCGGTGGATGCGGCCCTCTGCTGCGGCAGCGCCGGGGTCTACAACATTCTGCAGCCGGAGATCGCCGAGGAACTCGGCCGTCAAAAAGTCGAGAATCTGCTCGCGACGGGTGCCGTGCTCATCGCTTCTGCCAACCCCGGCTGCGCGCTGCAGATCCGCAAGCACCTGGAATTGACCGCTCAGGCAGTACCCGTGAGGCATCCCATGGAACTCATCGACGCCGCCATTCGCGGGGTGAAAGTTGCGGATCTTCCCGCAGGCTGA